A genomic stretch from Prochlorococcus marinus str. MIT 9312 includes:
- the leuS gene encoding leucine--tRNA ligase, protein MISPDKQYETDTNLYNPSEIEKKWQSIWTENNLYKTDELTENSDKFYALSMFPYPSGNLHMGHVRNYVITDLIARFQRFKGKSVLHPMGWDAFGLPAENAAIERGISPSVWTKKNISHMKSQLKLLGLSVDWDREFATCDENYYIWTQYLFLELYKAGLVYQKESEVNWDPIDNTVLANEQVDSEGKSWRSGALVEKKLLKQWFLRITNYADELLKDLEKLDNWPERVKIMQDNWIGKSIGTNINFNINTNPEKKITVFTTRPDTLFGVTYLAISINHSLIKNISDQETIQDIENLKQYLKNNKNNELEKIGIKTSLIAINPVNSEPIPIWVASYVLDEYGTGAVMGVPAHDLRDFEFAKKNNIDIKHVIIKDKSEKTKELDEAYVENGYLINSNHFNGIANTIAKLKISEEGVNNGWAENKIQYRLRDWLISRQRYWGCPIPIVNCKKCGSVPLNQSELPVALPKDIDISANKINALGDNYNWINTTCPKCGIAAKKETDTMDTFMCSSWYFLRYPSSRCSTKPFEKIEINNWLPVDQYVGGVEHAILHLLYARFFTKALRDNELFEIDEPFKKLLTQGMVQSAAYKNNKTGKYISPSDINDLSNPTDPIDNSKLEVLFEKMSKSKYNGIDPESVIKKYGADTARMFILFKAPPEKDLEWGDSDVEGQFRFLSRIWKLYISCSKDINSKSKSYPNKEKTLIKSMNIAIKEITNDISNNQFNTAISELMKFYNSLSNNINDVNNNLKIDALKTFCILLAPFAPHISEEIWLLIGFKNSVHLEHWPSFNAEALKEDSYVLVIQVNGKVRDKININNEMNEDQIKELTLKRPNILKWTQDKEIRKIIIVKGKIMNIVV, encoded by the coding sequence GTGATTTCTCCCGATAAACAATATGAGACAGATACCAATTTATATAATCCATCTGAAATAGAAAAAAAATGGCAGTCAATATGGACAGAAAACAATTTATACAAAACCGATGAATTAACTGAGAATAGCGATAAATTTTATGCTTTATCAATGTTTCCTTACCCTTCAGGTAATCTTCATATGGGACATGTTAGGAATTATGTTATTACAGACTTAATAGCTCGTTTCCAAAGGTTTAAGGGAAAATCTGTTTTACATCCAATGGGTTGGGACGCTTTTGGTTTACCTGCTGAGAATGCAGCGATTGAAAGAGGAATTAGTCCAAGTGTCTGGACTAAAAAAAATATTTCTCATATGAAGTCACAATTAAAGCTTTTGGGACTATCAGTTGATTGGGATAGAGAATTTGCAACTTGTGATGAAAATTACTATATTTGGACACAATATCTATTTTTAGAGTTATACAAGGCAGGTCTTGTATATCAAAAGGAATCAGAAGTTAATTGGGATCCGATAGATAATACAGTCTTAGCGAATGAACAAGTTGACTCAGAGGGTAAATCTTGGAGATCTGGGGCGCTAGTTGAAAAAAAATTATTAAAGCAATGGTTTTTAAGGATTACTAATTATGCGGATGAGTTATTGAAGGATTTAGAAAAATTAGATAACTGGCCAGAAAGAGTAAAAATAATGCAAGATAATTGGATTGGAAAGTCAATTGGTACAAATATTAATTTCAATATCAATACCAATCCAGAAAAGAAAATAACTGTATTTACAACAAGGCCAGATACTTTATTTGGAGTTACTTATTTAGCAATTTCTATTAATCATTCATTAATTAAAAATATTTCAGATCAAGAAACCATACAAGATATAGAAAATCTTAAACAATATTTGAAAAATAATAAAAATAATGAACTTGAAAAAATTGGAATAAAAACTAGTTTAATAGCAATAAATCCAGTTAATTCAGAACCTATTCCTATTTGGGTGGCAAGTTATGTTCTCGATGAATACGGTACAGGTGCTGTTATGGGCGTGCCTGCTCATGATCTAAGAGATTTTGAATTTGCCAAGAAAAATAATATTGATATTAAACATGTAATAATAAAGGATAAAAGTGAAAAAACTAAAGAGCTTGATGAAGCTTATGTGGAAAATGGATATCTTATTAATTCAAATCATTTCAATGGTATAGCAAATACTATTGCTAAATTAAAAATTTCAGAGGAGGGCGTAAATAATGGATGGGCCGAAAATAAGATTCAATATCGTTTAAGAGATTGGTTAATATCTAGACAAAGATATTGGGGATGTCCGATTCCTATCGTTAATTGCAAAAAATGTGGATCTGTTCCTTTAAACCAATCGGAATTACCTGTTGCATTACCAAAAGATATAGATATCTCTGCTAACAAGATTAATGCTTTAGGTGATAATTATAATTGGATAAATACAACATGTCCAAAATGTGGAATAGCGGCAAAAAAAGAAACTGATACTATGGACACTTTTATGTGTTCATCTTGGTATTTTTTAAGATATCCATCGTCAAGATGTTCAACTAAGCCATTTGAAAAGATTGAAATTAATAATTGGTTGCCTGTAGATCAATATGTTGGAGGAGTAGAGCACGCAATCTTGCATTTGTTATATGCAAGATTTTTCACTAAAGCATTGCGAGATAATGAACTATTTGAAATTGATGAACCATTCAAAAAGTTATTAACTCAAGGAATGGTTCAGTCCGCAGCCTATAAAAACAATAAAACGGGTAAATATATTTCTCCTTCAGATATTAATGACCTATCAAATCCTACAGATCCAATTGACAACTCTAAACTCGAAGTGCTTTTCGAGAAGATGTCCAAGTCTAAATATAACGGAATAGATCCTGAATCAGTAATTAAAAAATATGGAGCAGATACAGCAAGAATGTTTATATTATTTAAAGCACCACCAGAAAAAGATTTGGAATGGGGAGATTCAGATGTTGAAGGACAATTTAGATTTTTAAGTAGGATTTGGAAGCTTTATATAAGTTGTTCAAAAGATATCAATAGTAAAAGTAAGTCCTATCCAAATAAAGAAAAAACTTTAATAAAGTCAATGAACATTGCTATAAAAGAAATTACAAATGACATATCAAATAACCAATTTAATACAGCGATTTCAGAACTAATGAAGTTTTATAATTCATTATCAAATAACATTAATGACGTAAACAATAATTTAAAAATAGATGCTTTAAAAACATTTTGTATTTTATTGGCTCCATTTGCACCTCATATTTCTGAAGAAATATGGCTTCTTATAGGATTTAAAAATTCTGTTCATTTAGAACACTGGCCTTCATTTAATGCCGAAGCACTAAAAGAAGATTCATATGTACTAGTAATACAAGTAAATGGAAAAGTTAGAGACAAAATAAATATTAATAATGAAATGAATGAAGATCAAATTAAGGAATTAACTCTTAAAAGACCCAATATATTAAAATGGACTCAAGATAAGGAAATAAGAAAAATAATTATTGTTAAA
- the dapF gene encoding diaminopimelate epimerase codes for MKNINFEKYQGNGNDFVVIDSRGNDLYKNYKSNKIFDIKQICNRQFGIGADGVIFIEEPNEDNYAKMIIFNSDGSEAQMCGNGIRCLVEYLHVNDSMNNKNIEYKIETKAGLKIAKYINDEITVKMGVPILESQNIPTTIEKKINSIPSHEFIEKNFNNMGYAVGMGNPHLIFFVKDIESIVLYRLGPIFEKNELFPEKTNVHFCQIINRDNIKVKVWERGAGPTLACGTGACAIHVAAYKLGLCNPQTIVTLPGGNLKIDWSKDDFEVMMTGNAKKVFSGSMLVN; via the coding sequence ATGAAAAATATAAATTTTGAAAAATATCAAGGTAACGGAAATGATTTCGTAGTAATTGATTCTAGAGGAAATGATTTATATAAAAATTACAAGTCAAATAAAATATTTGATATAAAACAAATTTGCAACAGGCAATTTGGTATTGGAGCAGATGGTGTAATTTTTATAGAAGAACCTAATGAAGATAATTATGCAAAAATGATAATCTTTAATTCTGATGGCTCTGAAGCACAAATGTGTGGAAACGGAATTAGGTGTTTAGTTGAGTATCTCCACGTAAATGATTCAATGAATAATAAAAATATAGAATATAAAATTGAGACTAAAGCAGGTTTAAAAATTGCAAAATATATAAATGATGAAATTACAGTAAAAATGGGAGTTCCAATTTTAGAAAGTCAAAATATTCCAACAACAATTGAAAAAAAAATCAATTCAATTCCTTCACACGAATTTATTGAGAAAAATTTCAATAATATGGGTTATGCCGTAGGAATGGGAAATCCTCATTTAATATTCTTTGTAAAAGACATAGAGTCAATTGTTCTTTACAGACTAGGTCCTATATTTGAAAAAAATGAATTATTTCCTGAAAAAACTAATGTACATTTTTGTCAAATCATAAATAGAGATAATATCAAAGTAAAAGTATGGGAAAGAGGTGCAGGACCAACCTTAGCCTGTGGAACAGGTGCCTGTGCTATCCATGTAGCAGCTTATAAATTAGGACTTTGTAATCCACAAACCATAGTAACTTTACCAGGAGGTAATCTTAAAATTGATTGGTCAAAAGACGATTTTGAAGTCATGATGACCGGTAATGCTAAAAAGGTTTTCTCAGGATCAATGTTAGTAAATTAA
- a CDS encoding cysteine desulfurase family protein produces the protein MENNFIYLDNASTTPLSKNVLNIINSTYRNYWHNPSSTYELGIKCSTYLEKIRSKIAHIFEADPEDIIFTSGSSESTNIVFNNIYENFKNGRVVISNVEHQATTICANKLRKQNWDIYEWTVNNDGILNISNIDEILTNETKIVSIIWGQSEIGTIQPVQFIGSKCEELNIMFHLDGTQILSNGIFSWKDLKCDLLSLSAHKFGGPKGIGILLTKEKSRQILKNKDISLTQEFSIRQGTQALPLIAGMYESLKNIKGKIKLCDYITEFPSNNINKLKNYFFKKIKDNNHIKITGSINHRLPNHISFLLLNKLFEPIRAYKIVNFMSENKIAISSGSACSSSSGKPSSTLKNIGLKDDELYSNIRVTLGSINNKSEIDKFLELIQICIDKF, from the coding sequence ATGGAAAATAATTTTATCTATTTAGATAATGCATCCACAACTCCATTATCTAAGAATGTTTTAAATATAATTAATTCAACTTATAGGAATTATTGGCATAACCCTTCATCTACATATGAGCTAGGGATAAAATGTTCTACATATCTTGAAAAAATTAGATCTAAAATTGCACATATATTTGAAGCAGATCCAGAGGATATAATTTTTACATCTGGTTCTTCGGAATCAACAAATATTGTATTTAATAATATTTATGAGAACTTTAAAAATGGTAGAGTTGTTATTTCGAATGTTGAACATCAAGCAACAACTATTTGTGCTAATAAACTAAGAAAACAAAATTGGGATATTTACGAATGGACGGTAAATAATGATGGAATTTTAAATATTTCTAATATCGATGAAATTTTAACAAATGAGACTAAGATTGTATCAATTATTTGGGGACAAAGTGAAATTGGGACAATACAACCGGTTCAATTTATAGGTTCCAAATGTGAAGAATTAAATATAATGTTTCATTTAGATGGAACTCAAATATTAAGTAATGGAATATTCAGTTGGAAAGATCTTAAATGTGATCTTTTAAGTTTATCTGCTCATAAATTTGGAGGTCCAAAAGGTATCGGTATTCTTTTAACAAAAGAAAAGTCTAGACAAATTTTAAAAAATAAAGACATATCACTTACTCAGGAATTTTCAATTAGACAAGGTACACAAGCTTTGCCATTAATCGCTGGAATGTATGAATCATTAAAGAATATTAAAGGAAAAATAAAGTTATGTGATTACATAACTGAATTTCCTTCTAATAATATTAATAAACTTAAAAATTATTTTTTTAAAAAAATTAAGGACAATAATCATATAAAGATTACGGGTAGTATTAACCATAGACTTCCCAATCATATTTCGTTTCTACTATTAAATAAACTATTTGAGCCTATAAGGGCCTATAAGATTGTTAATTTCATGTCTGAAAATAAAATAGCCATAAGTAGTGGAAGTGCTTGTTCAAGCTCATCTGGGAAACCTAGCTCAACACTTAAAAATATTGGTTTAAAAGATGATGAACTATATTCAAATATTCGTGTTACTTTAGGTTCAATAAACAATAAGTCAGAAATAGATAAATTTTTAGAACTTATTCAAATATGTATTGACAAATTTTAA
- a CDS encoding DUF1995 family protein, with protein sequence METNYRLPKDLNESLKNMEDAIIPSLLDSNKRFTIELNFEGLKFNRIGITIYKILSKNNNVFITFADQGAVALAQRDYPDIKDKIFTFKSFNESNNINNIDSAMISILPQPYDFDSFEPMSDNYQGKHYSLNPKFEDANIGIGSVIRERRKNFVITWKNIYFLQPLNKAALMHIYPNNWLLFKEENKRYFFKKEFEFKPDNESIFVNL encoded by the coding sequence ATGGAAACCAATTACAGACTACCTAAAGATTTAAATGAATCTCTTAAGAATATGGAGGATGCAATTATTCCAAGTTTATTAGATTCAAATAAAAGATTTACTATAGAATTAAATTTTGAAGGATTGAAGTTTAACAGAATTGGAATAACTATCTACAAGATATTGTCTAAAAATAATAATGTATTCATAACATTTGCTGATCAAGGTGCTGTGGCTTTGGCTCAAAGAGACTATCCAGATATCAAAGATAAAATCTTTACTTTTAAATCATTTAATGAATCAAATAATATAAATAATATTGATAGTGCAATGATATCGATACTACCTCAGCCATATGATTTCGATTCATTTGAACCAATGTCTGATAATTATCAAGGTAAGCATTATTCATTAAATCCAAAATTTGAAGATGCCAATATTGGTATAGGAAGTGTTATTAGAGAGCGACGTAAAAACTTTGTCATAACATGGAAAAATATTTATTTTCTTCAGCCTTTAAATAAAGCTGCTCTTATGCATATTTATCCAAATAACTGGTTGCTTTTCAAAGAAGAAAATAAAAGATATTTTTTTAAAAAAGAATTTGAATTTAAACCCGACAATGAATCTATTTTTGTAAATTTATAG